The Nitrospira sp. DNA segment CGTTCTTCAGCCATAGCTAAGAGATACCAGAATTAGTCTAAGAACTCTCGGTTAATCACTGAGGCCACTGTGAATAACACAATGACCACCATAATCGCGATCCAACTGATCAAGGCGATGGGTCGTTTAAAAATATTGCGTTCCGGATCTTTGTCGAAAAATGGGAGTACCACCAACAAGATCATAAACAGGACCGGTAGCGCAACGGCTCCCAAGAACTGCCCAAACTCCCCCGAGAAAATTTTCAACCTCAAGAGTTGGAAGTAGAAGAGGAAATACCATTCCGGTTCAGGATGATAGTCACCTGGATCAGGAGCAGCTTGGTCTAAGAGGACGACTGGTTCCCAGAGCGCAAGCACACAGGTCCCGACGAAGACAAAGGCCATCCCGACCATATCCTTCCAAATTTGACGCGGGAAAAAGTAGTCGGTCTTGGCCTTAATCTCCTCCTTCGTCCCACTGTACGGACCGGCTGGAGCGGCCACCCGAAACAAAAACAGATGCAGACCAGCTAAGGCCATGAGAGCTGCTGGAAGAATCATCACATGCAGTACAAAGAAACGGCTTAATGTCATCTGCCCAGGAGTCGGTCCGCCTTTTAGAAACCGGGCGATGAAATCGCCAATGACTGGCGTCTTATCCAAAATCTCGACACCCACCGTCGTCGCCCAGAACGCGCGCTGATCCCAAGGCAGCAGATATCCTGTGAAGCCAAACGTGATCACGATACCGAATAATGCCAAACCCACGAGCCAGAGCAATTCTCTTGGTTTCTTGTAGGCGCCCCACAAGAACACTTGGGACATATGAGCCACCACACACACGACCATCGCACTGGATCCCCAGAAATGATAACTGAGCAAGAACCAGCCGTAGTCGACGTCATGAATGATGTATTGCGTGCTGTCATAGGCATGATCGGCGGTGGGGACATAATAGAACATCAGAAGGATGCCGGTCAGCGCCTGCATGGCAAAGATGAACAATAGAATCGAGCCGAAGACGTAAGCCCAACGAGAACCGCCAGGTATCGGTTCATTGAGCATCTTGGCCTGCATCTCCTTGAGGCCAACCCTTTCGTCCAGAAAAGCAACAAGCTTTTCGATCGCGCTCGGCTGATGATCAGGAATCACTGCAGGAGAGGAATGTTTGATGTCCATATTGCTAAGCTTCAGACGATCCG contains these protein-coding regions:
- a CDS encoding cytochrome bc complex cytochrome b subunit; its protein translation is MDIKHSSPAVIPDHQPSAIEKLVAFLDERVGLKEMQAKMLNEPIPGGSRWAYVFGSILLFIFAMQALTGILLMFYYVPTADHAYDSTQYIIHDVDYGWFLLSYHFWGSSAMVVCVVAHMSQVFLWGAYKKPRELLWLVGLALFGIVITFGFTGYLLPWDQRAFWATTVGVEILDKTPVIGDFIARFLKGGPTPGQMTLSRFFVLHVMILPAALMALAGLHLFLFRVAAPAGPYSGTKEEIKAKTDYFFPRQIWKDMVGMAFVFVGTCVLALWEPVVLLDQAAPDPGDYHPEPEWYFLFYFQLLRLKIFSGEFGQFLGAVALPVLFMILLVVLPFFDKDPERNIFKRPIALISWIAIMVVIVLFTVASVINREFLD